One Plasmodium knowlesi strain H genome assembly, chromosome: 10 genomic window carries:
- a CDS encoding histone deacetylase, putative gives MTLLLGVLFPLCVFPPLRVLFPLCVISPLCVFPPLCVFPPLCVLSTIVAFPSDNFSRIPNYTASRHPLLSVCSPPMGSLIRGASYLEGNKRPANRITRKRIHKTKLSQGKIDLLIDKFLFKFDKSHSQSEEAPHVCAKFAPLQNELNKASRLSIFGEEGYSKVATNQKKYSPLSRNPPYVFHPIYSSVPMKEKYHRFKMKKYEKIFSRLIEGGIYNSDYSIPSCNISEMIVPLFNIHDEKFIEEIFSIVTHNKQVEKYELTLHPYFVCRYLIEINGTILSSLLAMKYFMCMHIGGGNHHSKKNRGDGFCIFNDVAIAVHFLLSHGLIDKAIILDVDVHQGDGTAEIFRNCTNVKTISLHCRDNFPPVKANSTIDIEFDSFTTDGDYLEEYRKVLDDIAAEQNCIIFYLSGVDISADDDLGFLSVSDAGIYERDLMTYQMAHQRGIPIVTVLSGGYNECEGVIAEKHLLTFRAAKQSWNSRKPHI, from the exons ATGACTCTCCTCCTAGGTGTGCTTTTCCCTCTATGTGTGTTTCCCCCCCTACGTGTGCTTTTCCCTCTATGTGTGATTTCCCCTCTATGTGTGTTTCCCCCCCTATGTGTGTTTCCCCCCCTATGTGTGCTTTCCACCATCGTGGCTTTCCCCTCCGATAATTTCTCGCGTATCCCCAACTATACTGCATCACGGCACCCACTCCTCTCAGTGTGTTCGCCCCCAATGGGATCCCTCATCAGGGGGGCGTCCTACTTGGAAGGAAATAAACGTCCCGCAAATAGGATAACACGAAAGAGGATACACAAAACGAAGTTATCTCAGGGCAAAATAGATTTACTCATTGACAAATTTCTATTCAAGTTTGACAAAAGTCATTCACAATCGGAGGAGGCCCCTCACGTGTGTGCAAAATTCGCACCATTGCAAAATGAACTGAACAAAGCTTCCCGGTTATCCATTTTTGGAGAGGAAGGATACTCCAAAGTGGCAACAAACCAGAAGAAGTACTCCCCCCTGTCAAGAAACCCTCCATATGTGTTTCACCCTATTTACTCAAGTGTAccaatgaaggaaaaatatcatcgatttaaaatgaaaaaatatgaaaaaatattttcccgtCTGATTGAAGGAGGCATATACAACTCGGATTATTCCATCCCCTCCTGCAACATCAGTGAGATGATAGTCCCCTTGTTCAACATCcatgatgaaaaatttatagaagaaatattttccataGTGACACATAATAAACAAGTGGAAAAGTACGAATTAACTTTACATCCTTATTTTGTGTGCAGATATTTAATTGAAATTAATGGTACCATTTTAAGTTCCTTGTTGGCCATGAAATACTTCATGTGCATGCAcataggggggggaaatcatCACTCGAAAAAAAATCGGGGAGAcggtttttgtatttttaatGATGTTGCAATAgcagttcattttttattgtcTCATGGATTGATTGATAAGGCCATCATTCTCGATGTAGATGTTCATCAAGGGGATGGGACAGCTGAAATATTTCGAAATTGCACGAACGTAAAAACGATCAGTCTACACTGCAGGGACAATTTCCCTCCGGTGAAGGCAAACTCGACAATAGACATTGAGTTTGATTCATTCACAACGGATGGTGATTATCTGGAAGAATATAGAAAGGTTTTGGATGATATAGCAGCCGAACAAAattgcattattttttacctGTCCGGGGTTGACATCAGTGCAGACGATGATCTTGGCTTTTTGTCCGTGTCCGACGCGGGCATTTATGAACGGGACCTCATGACTTACCAGATGGCCCATCAGAGGGGTATCCCCATCGTTACTGTGTTGTCTGGCGGATACAACGAGTGCGAGGGAGTCATCGCGGAGAAGCACCTCTTGACCTTTCG AGCCGCAAAACAATCCTGGAATTCTCGGAAACCACATATCTGA
- a CDS encoding mediator of RNA polymerase II transcription subunit 11, putative, whose amino-acid sequence MSENHMNLLKRLKEISKMIEITLQQNNRLKGILASEQYFRKKCEASMETIDNTTEQQECFRKVSKIFIKKPREVLKNELNEEMAQYDKHSPHLVELRKKLIDKLSNLKDQYLQTHESIEREASRTT is encoded by the exons ATGAGTGAAAATCATATGAATTTGTTGAAACGG TTGAAGGAAATATCGAAGATGATTGAAATAACGTTGCAACAGAACAACCGGCTGAAGGGCATCCTGGCCAGTGAGCAGTACTTCAGGAAGAAGTGTGAGGCGTCCATGGAGACG ATCGACAACACCACGGAACAGCAGGAGTGCTTCAGGAAGGTGTCCAAAAT TTTCATCAAAAAACCACGAGAAGTGCTCAAAAACGAACTTAACGAGGAGATGGCCCAGTACGACAAGCACAGTCCTCACTTGGTg GAACTccgaaaaaaattgatagaCAAATTGTCCAACCTTAAGGATCAGTACTTGCAAACGCACGAAAGT aTCGAGCGGGAGGCGAGCCGGACGACTTAA
- a CDS encoding TATA-box-binding protein, putative translates to MDDDGNFDIGDPSALLRDDDASEKSLKQFLQENDIIEKYDHEGNTNGVHSDRDEVSSAKQTKNSLVHKKIALKIHNIIASANLSVDIDLRLVAISIRNAEYNPSKINTLIVRLNKPKCTVLIFKSGRLMLTGTKTKADAIYGCKKIGKIIKLVTNEPVKLEGFNIENIIASADCNMPIRLEMLAHDHKDYCNYEPELFAGLVYRYKPTSKLKSVILIFVSGKIIITGCKSVQKLYTVFDDIYNVLLQYRS, encoded by the coding sequence ATGGACGACGACGGCAATTTCGACATCGGAGACCCGAGTGCTCTCCTCCGGGATGACGACGCCAGCGAGAAGAGCTTGAAGCAATTTCTGCAGGAAAACGACATCATAGAAAAGTACGATCATGAGGGAAATACGAACGGGGTTCACTCAGACAGAGATGAAGTGTCATCTGCAAAGCAGACGAAGAATTCATtagtacacaaaaaaatagctcTAAAAATTCACAACATAATAGCGTCAGCGAACCTTTCTGTAGACATTGACTTGCGTCTAGTGGCTATATCCATACGCAACGCAGAATATAATCCAAGCAAGATTAATACACTCATTGTAAGATTGAACAAACCCAAATGCACAGTTCTGATTTTCAAAAGTGGAAGACTTATGTTAACTGGTACGAAGACGAAAGCTGATGCAATTTATGGGTGTAAGAAAATCGGGAAAATAATTAAGCTTGTAACAAATGAACCCGTAAAACTGGAAGGGTTTAACATAGAGAATATTATCGCTAGTGCTGATTGTAATATGCCTATACGGTTGGAAATGTTGGCTCATGACCATAAGGATTATTGTAATTACGAGCCGGAGTTGTTTGCTGGCCTTGTGTACAGGTATAAGCCAACGTCGAAGCTCAAGTCAGTCATTCTGATTTTCGTCTCCGGCAAGATTATCATCACGGGGTGCAAATCCGTTCAGAAATTGTACACTGTATTCGACGATATTTACAACGTGCTCCTTCAGTACAGGAGTTGA
- a CDS encoding small ubiquitin-related modifier, putative: MADESSAANNTSGATSTQGEHIQVKVRSPDGAEVFFKIKRKTKLEKLMEVYCNRLGQSMEAVRFLYDGDRIHGENTPDQLGIEDGDVIDAMVQQTGGNLF; this comes from the exons ATGGCGGACGAATCATCAGCAGCGAACAACACCAGTGGAGCGACCAGCACCCAAGGGGAGCATATACAAGTGAAGGTTAGATCTCCTGATGGCGCcgaagttttttttaaaataaaaaggaaaaccaaGTTGGAGAAACTGATGGAGGTGTATTGCAATCGTCTGGGTCAGTCCATGGAGGCAG TCCGCTTTTTATATGATGGAGATAGAATTCACGGAGAGAATACACCAGACCAATTGGGCATTGAAGATGGAGATGTCATTGACGCCATGGTGCAGCAGACAGGAGGAAATTTGTTTtaa
- a CDS encoding GTPase-activating protein, putative has protein sequence MNHNEGRCNFVVHEGKETVCGQWGVDERRGMVAKGNLPCRNENRNGLQQSYEGGELFNLKRGVQRDSPRKTTQEGCAIFPKEQHADGGRNQKNGWTGQSKSGGTGQNKSGGIGQNKSRCTKKRSNIEEEKELPSGEHTPDEGKKENYVTYCEDGYLRELLKNALVNPSMKAFLGTRVISFLNEKERHNCSMVCKLLFFETYSMRNLRNIYKRKFIRSEKRSMIWKIILLGDNIHLSEDLFGELTRRRSTYEPIIEKDVPRTFPHRFYSSGGATENITSNHACTGVVTTGHMPTQEVPPGNVPTDGVPPQEELFDVLKICSLYFQNVGYCQGMNYVAAILFLVLKDKLYTARCFIALLKKFNLKGMYILKFPQLKKIMYQLKVLIKGYFPKLFSYFRRKKIKIDFFCINWFMTLFAQDLTFDQTVKLWDSFLLFGLKILIKVSLVFLCHFEKDILSLSYEEALTFLKSITRFPFTDHLFEEENFFAYLGRFKVTNRTLKQIIFLRKNGIKFEVHVREVCHRGVQTNRCSVVLCENGGWREKMVQEIGGTCSTIHNGDNLMHRFMGIFRGVVDNRTGVSFGKTVGERKRRPPSRRANQAICTNFFLDPSRSNEVTPENQCLSLNFNSGLFCGVKERSRYLRGDSTICEGTTREEEATAEDECSARPTGNASIETNTYYDLNLTKSFR, from the coding sequence ATGAATCACAATGAAGGGAGGTGTAATTTTGTAGTACACGAGGGGAAGGAAACTGTATGTGGTCAATGGGGGGTGGATGAAAGAAGGGGTATGGTCGCCAAGGGGAATCTTCCCTGCAGAAATGAAAACCGAAATGGTCTCCAACAATCCTACGAGGGGGGAGAACTGTTTAATCTGAAGCGAGGAGTGCAAAGAGACAGTCCAAGAAAAACCACACAAGAGGGATGtgcaatttttccaaaagaaCAGCACGCCGATGGGGGAAGGAACCAAAAAAACGGGTGGACGGGACAAAGCAAAAGTGGAGGAACAGGACAAAACAAAAGTGGGGGGATAGGACAAAACAAAAGTAGGTgtacaaaaaagagaagtaacattgaggaagagaaggagctCCCAAGCGGAGAGCACACACCagatgaagggaaaaaggaaaattatgtTACATACTGTGAAGATGGATATTTACGGGAATTACTGAAAAACGCTTTGGTGAACCCCAGTATGAAGGCCTTCCTAGGGACGAGGGTCATTTCGTTTCttaacgaaaaggaaaggcaCAACTGTTCTATGGTCTGCAAGCTCCTCTTTTTCGAAACTTACTCGATGAGGAACTTAAGGAATATATACAAGAGAAAATTCATTCGAAGTGAAAAGAGAAGCATGATCTGGAAAATTATCCTTCTTGGAGATAACATTCACTTGAGTGAGGATCTGTTTGGTGAGTTGACGCGGAGGAGGAGCACGTACGAGCCGATTATCGAGAAGGACGTGCCTAGAACCTTTCCGCATCGGTTCTATTCTTCTGGCGGGGCAACAGAAAATATAACTTCGAACCATGCGTGCACCGGAGTAGTAACCACAGGCCACATGCCCACCCAAGAAGTACCCCCTGGCAACGTTCCCACAGATGGTGTACCCCCCCAGGAAGAACTCTTCGATGTGCTAAAGATTTGTTCATTGTATTTCCAAAATGTGGGTTACTGTCAAGGAATGAATTACGTCGCCGCAATTCTCTTCCTCGTCCTTAAAGACAAATTATATACGGCCAGATGCTTTATAGCCCTGTTAAAAAAGTTTAACTTAAAAGGAatgtatattttaaaatttccccaactgaaaaaaattatgtaccAGTTGAAGGTTCTGATAAAGGGCTATTTTCCTAAGttattttcctattttcgaaggaaaaaaataaaaatcgaTTTTTTCTGTATAAATTGGTTCATGACACTGTTCGCACAAGATTTAACTTTTGATCAGACAGTAAAATTATGGGACagctttcttcttttcggaTTGAAGATCTTAATAAAAGTGAGCTTAGTATTCCTGTGCCACTTTGAAAAAGATATATTGTCCCTATCATATGAAGAAGCTTTAACCTTCCTGAAATCCATTACGAGATTTCCCTTCACAGATCATCTgttcgaagaagaaaatttctttGCCTACttaggaaggtttaaagtgACCAACCGAACTTTGaagcaaattatttttctccggAAAAATGGCATTAAATTTGAGGTTCATGTAAGGGAAGTGTGCCACCGTGGGGTTCAAACCAACCGGTGCTCCGTTGTACTTTGTGAAAATGGCGgctggagagaaaaaatggtgCAGGAGATAGGGGGAACATGTAGCACCATCCATAATGGGGATAACCTCATGCACAGGTTCATGGGAATTTTCCGAGGCGTCGTAGACAACAGAACTGGTGTTTCGTTTGGAAAAACAGTtggggagaggaaaagaCGCCCTCCTTCTCGCCGAGCCAACCAAGCCATCTGTACCAACTTCTTCCTCGATCCCAGCCGCTCCAATGAAGTCACCCCGGAGAACCAGTGCCTTTCGCTCAACTTCAACAGTGGCCTCTTCTGTGGTGTGAAGGAGCGGAGTAGGTACCTTCGGGGGGATAGCACCATCTGCGAGGGCACCACACGGGAAGAAGAGGCCACCGCAGAGGATGAATGCAGCGCGCGCCCCACCGGGAACGCCTCCATCGAAACGAACACCTACTACGACTTGAACCTTACCAAGTCCTTCCGGTGA
- a CDS encoding 60S ribosomal subunit protein L24, putative produces MRIEKCWYCSGNIYPGHGIFFIRNDANIFRFCRSKCHKHFKAKHNPRKVKWTKVYRKERNKELNTDKTFEFERMRSEPVKYDRDLYIKTINAMKQIDKIKEARKMRFYKNRIKEISDKKINLSLNYIKKNPALLRNTQFEGVLSELMNEQEREDVDFSLVKGTFDQEELIKKDMQEMGQKFSADVNSIRDIQGMEHQKENQNLELA; encoded by the exons ATGCGAATAGAGAAGTGTTGGTACTGCTCGGGGAATATCTACCCGG GCCACGGGATATTCTTCATCCGAAACGACGCGAACATATTCCGCTTCTGCCGGAGCAAATGTCACAAGCACTTTAAGGCTAAACACAACCCGCGGAAAGTGAAATGGACCAAGGTCtacagaaaggaaaggaataaggaGCTGAACACGGACAAAACGTTCGAATTTGAAAGAATGAGGAGTGAGCCAGTAAAGTACGATCgagatttatatataaaaacaatCAACGCTATGAAACAAAtagataaaataaaggaggcAAGAAAAATGAGATTTTACAAGAACAGGATTAAGGAGATAtcggataaaaaaataaacttgtCTTTAAATTACATTAAGAAAAATCCTGCTCTTTTAAGAAATACCCAATTTGAAGGTGTGCTTAGCGAACTCATGAATGAACAAGAGAGGGAGGATGTGGATTTCTCTCTTGTGAAGGGTACCTTTGACCAGGAGGAACTTATTAAGAAGGACATGCAGGAGATGGGTCAGAAGTTCTCAGCAGATGTTAATTCGATTAGGGACATACAG GGAATGGAACACCAGAAGGAGAACCAGAATTTGGAGTTAGCTTAG
- a CDS encoding transcription factor 25, putative, with product MSSRLLKKFLKEKTRDEIKTLGESVEEEAVTVRPKKKSVFAYLDDSDGSDGSGDSGASQPDGEDEKGKGKVPCSGEKGTKSQNGVKEKQSQSGVKEKQSQNGTKEKQSQNGGKGALPPRNAKKKKKKKKNLDAEIDDILHTMNAESKQKTGGHSNGKESDEDPHEGQDDQSQINLPELSACTHEKYDYSLRLEKGNFDVNIELKRIFGKDFVKEKKFIQKSKIKYMKNWLIQDYTTKIVHPPISMKKYGNEFKLEKYKLYLEAENLFYVLLDTHDIEAMHNLLKKYPFHVDTLLVLSEYYNESNNFEVANKFTKLSLLLLQHVFHIDFHPNNLNKERYIYVNPYLYDNKALFKALYMHMLSLENEACTITSLEIAKLLCKIDLQFDLCSILLRIDSLILKCNLFEFLIYFSFNFVIQNVQCVVPPARLSQIIATSFPSAEGNFFHDQMKFPEILPPKWEEDIWKGQPAQYYFDQQGNVHAGEAPATATETATTAIATPPTVVVAPPAYTGDEGESSSKANQLAHGYTEEGVSPSTEPRTDQLDQMSDEKREPPNDADWNDEPLYRMENEDGSELSMGPKQYSVDEKDNPMEGVCKGGKRFEDCGAQTAEPAKPAEQAKNTLQSKLLFENFEIRLHFILPNFAFSLPLSMYLKNNNLVDYHEIRLITVDDLVRSFTYEECEFLSPHCDIRFDCHRDGGRSEKFRPDRLDPSAHGEDHLGSAERQQSAHQQKKVQPSLSYSAHVTLLRALLCFPNFLQTFLNYNNFKTTKVVKKTIYETSFKDILSSRPFSSPSLFGLQEYETVQKIILCYLEKNNIYYKSEKIITWFHVCSAFLHELYMDPSAAKALDKARAQWHSKIPLLDINKYKDVRVGEFKSSNYLLPDFMMEKNRTYSPHTPGAPSNYYVSLNSNLVIAFFQSLLPWYQVDYYGTHSRPVYFSTLIQNVVNETKRLFNFQ from the exons ATGTCTAGTCGACTGTTAAAGAAGTTTCTAAAGGAGAAGACCCGCGATGAGATAAAAACACTTGGCGAGTCGGTGGAGGAGGAGGCCGTGACGGTTAGGCCAAAGAAGAAGAGCGTCTTTGCGTACTTGGACGACTCGGACGGGAGTGACGGAAGTGGGGATAGCGGAGCTAGTCAGCCTGATGGGGAAgatgaaaaggggaaaggaaaagtgcCTTGCAGCGGTGAGAAGGGAACGAAATCCCAAAACGGCGTAAAGGAGAAGCAGTCGCAAAGCGGCGTAAAGGAGAAGCAATCCCAAAACGGCACAAAAGAAAAGCAGTCGCAAAATGGTGGCAAGGGAGCCCTCCCTCCGCGCAAcgcgaagaagaagaaaaaaaaaaagaaaaatctggACGCGGAAATAGATGACATATTACACACAATGAACGCCGAGTCTAAGCAAAAAACGGGAGGACACTCAAATGGCAAGGAGTCGGATGAGGACCCACATGAAGGGCAGGATGATCAATCTCAAATTAATCTACCCGAATTATCAGCATGTACACACGAAAAATATGATTATTCCTTGAGattagaaaaaggaaatttcgATGTCAATATAGAATTGAAGAGAATCTTCGGAAAAGATTtcgtaaaggaaaaaaaatttatccaaaaaagtaaaataaaatatatgaaaaattGGCTGATACAAGATTATACTACGAAAATTGTGCATCCACCAATTTCcatgaaaaaatatggaaatgaATTTAAACTGGAAAAGTATAAACTATACCTAGAGGCAGAAAACCTGTTCTATGTTCTGTTAGATACACATGACATAGAAGCAATGCataatttgttaaaaaaatatcctttCCATGTGGACACATTATTAGTTCTTTCAGAATATTATAACGAATCAAACAATTTTGAAGTTGCGAATAAATTCACGAAATTGTCTCTCCTACTTTTGCAACATGTCTTTCATATCGACTTCCATCCGAATAATTTAAACAAAGAAAGATACATATACGTAAACCCTTACCTCTATGATAACAAGGCTCTTTTTAAAGCGCTTTACATGCATATGCTGTCTCTAGAAAATGAAGCCTGTACAATTACTTCCCTTGAAATTGCTAAACTCCTATGCAAAATCGATCTGCAGTTTGACTTGTGTAGTATCCTCCTCCGTATCGACAGTTTAATTTTGAAGTGCAACTTATTTGAATTcctaatttatttttctttcaattttgttataCAAAATGTGCAGTGCGTCGTTCCCCCCGCAAGACTCAGTCAGATCATAGCCACCTCCTTCCCATCTGCCGAGGGAAACTTCTTTCACGATCAAATGAAATTTCCAGAAATTCTCCCCCCCAAGTGGGAGGAGGATATTTGGAAGGGACAACCAGCACAGTATTATTTTGATCAGCAGGGAAACGTACACGCGGGGGAGGCACCGGCAACAGCAACCGAAACCGCAACCACAGCTATAGCAACACCCCCTACAGTGGTAGTAGCACCTCCAGCATACACGGGAGACGAGGGGGAGTCATCAAGTAAAGCCAATCAACTAGCCCATGGATACACGGAGGAAGGTGTGTCACCCTCTACGGAACCAAGAACAGACCAACTGGATCAAATGAGTgacgaaaaaagggaaccccCAAATGATGCAGACTGGAATGATGAACCACTTTATCGGATGGAGAATGAAGATGGGTCGGAGTTGTCCATGGGACCGAAGCAATACTCTGTGGATGAGAAGGATAACCCCATGGAAGGGGTCTGCAAAGGAGGCAAACGCTTCGAAGATTGTGGAGCGCAAACGGCCGAACCAGCCAAACCAGCCGAACAGGCCAAGAACACCCTCCAGAGCAAACTCCTCTTCGAGAACTTCGAAATAAGGTTGCACTTCATCCTCCCCAACTTCGCCTTCTCTCTTCCTTTAAGCATGTACCTAAAGAACAACAACCTTGTTGACTATCACGAGATTCGCTTGATCACCGTGGACGACCTGGTGAGATCCTTCACATATGAAGAATGCGAATTTCTCAGTCCCCATTGCGATATACGTTTTGATTGTCACAGGGATGGTGGAAGAAGCGAAAAATTCCGACCCGACCGACTTGATCCAAGTGCCCATGGTGAGGATCACCTGGGTAGTGCTGAGCGTCAACAGAGCGCCCACCAACAGAAGAAGGTACAACCCTCCTTGTCCTACTCAGCACACGTAACCCTCCTAAGAGCACTTCTATGCTTTCCCAATTTCCTCCAAACCTTCCTCAATTACaacaattttaaaacaaCCAAGGTGGTGAAGAAGACGATTTATGAGACATCCTTCAAGGATATCCTATCAAGTCGTCCATTTTCCTCTCCTAGTCTATTTGGTCTGCAGGAGTATGAAACGGTACAGAAGATAATTTTATGTTACCTAGAAAAGAACAATATATATTACAAATCGGAGAAAATCATCACGTGGTTCCACGTGTGCAGTGCGTTTCTGCATGAGTTGTACATGGACCCCTCAG CGGCCAAAGCCCTGGATAAAGCCCGAGCACAATGGCACAGCAAGATTCCCCTCCTCGACATAAACAAATACAAGGATGTTCGGGTTGGAGAATTCAAGTCAAGCAATTACCTACTACCAGATTTtatgatggagaaaaatagaacCTACTCTCCTCACACACCCGGAGCACCCTCTAATTATTACGTGTCCCTAAATAGCAATTTAGTTATAGCCTTCTTCCAGAGTCTACTCCCCTGGTATCAAGTGGATTACTATG GCACGCATTCAAGGCCTGTCTACTTCTCCACGCTTATACAAAACGTTGTGAACGAAACCAAGCGTCTCTTTAATTTCCAGTAG